The genomic DNA TTCCTGGCACACCATCGCGGGGGCGTGATTCTGGATGAGGTGCAGCGGGCGCCGGACCTGCTTTCTTACATCCAGGTCCTGGTGGATCAGGATCCGACACCCGGCCGTTACGTCCTCACCGGCTCTCAGCAGTTACCGCTCACCCGCTCGGTAAGCCAGACGCTGGCCGGACGGGCGGCGGTGTGCGTGCTGCTGCCGCTCAGCTTGTCCGAGTTCACCGGAGTGCAGGCCGGTGATCCGTGGCTCCCGGACGAACCGGAAGACGCCGGAAGATCCGCCCCTCCCGGGATGGCGCTGGATGAAGTCCTCTATCAGGGGCTGTTCCCGCGTATCCACGACCGCAATCTCGACGCTGCGGACTGGCTCGGGTTCTACTACACCACCTACGTGGAACGGGACGTGCGCGACCTGGGCGGCGTCGGCAATCTGGACTCCTTTCGCCGGTTCGTGCAACTCTGCGCCGGGCGCAGCGGACAGTTGCTGAATCTCTCTTCACTCGGCTCGGACTGCGGCATCTCGCACACCACCGCGAGCGCCTGGATCTCCGTGCTGCAAGCGCTGTTCGTGGTGCACCTGCTGCCGCCGCATCACCGCAACTTTGCCAAGCGGGTAATCAAGAGCCCAAAGC from Spirochaetaceae bacterium includes the following:
- a CDS encoding ATP-binding protein — its product is MKLQLAIQGVGGYADLMFRRTLDARLRRLAGQFPAFFLTGPRQSGKTTLAKTVFPTHAYVNLEDPSTRGHALEDPRGFLAHHRGGVILDEVQRAPDLLSYIQVLVDQDPTPGRYVLTGSQQLPLTRSVSQTLAGRAAVCVLLPLSLSEFTGVQAGDPWLPDEPEDAGRSAPPGMALDEVLYQGLFPRIHDRNLDAADWLGFYYTTYVERDVRDLGGVGNLDSFRRFVQLCAGRSGQLLNLSSLGSDCGISHTTASAWISVLQALFVVHLLPPHHRNFAKRVIKSPKLYFLDTGLLCNLLRIREPSQIALHANRGAIFETFVVAEYFKEFTHRGIRSPLYFWRDRTGHEVDLLIDDGTRLLPVEMKAGLTLSGGLYDGLDWFCARGVPASRHGVLVYGGDEWGVRRGHLTRPWHACI